A stretch of the Meles meles chromosome 19, mMelMel3.1 paternal haplotype, whole genome shotgun sequence genome encodes the following:
- the TPPP3 gene encoding tubulin polymerization-promoting protein family member 3 codes for MATSTDVAGLEESFRKFAIHGDPKASGQEMNGKNWAKLCKDCKVADGKAVTGTDVDIVFSKVKGKSARVINYEEFKKALEELAMKRFKGKSKEEAFDAICQLVAGKEPANVGVTKAKTGGAVERLTDTSKYTGSHKERFDESGKGKGIAGRQDILDDSGYVSAYKNAGTYDAKVKK; via the exons ATGGCAACGAGCACCGATGTGGCTGGTCTGGAGGAAAGCTTCCGCAAATTTGCCATCCATGGTGACCCCAAGGCCAGTGGGCAAGAGATGAATGGCAAGAACTGGGCCAAGCTGTGCAAGGACTGCAAGGTGGCTGACGGAAAGGCCGTGACAGGGACAGATGTCGACATCGTCTTCTCCAAAGTCAA GGGAAAGTCTGCTCGGGTTATCAACTATGAGGAGTTCAAGAAGGCCCTAGAAGAGCTGGCAATGAAGCGATTCAAAGGGAAGAGTAAGGAGGAAGCCTTTGATGCTATCTGCCAGCTGGTGGCAGGCAAGGAGCCAGCCAATGTGGGAGTCACC AAAGCAAAGACAGGAGGTGCTGTGGAACGGCTGACCGACACCAGCAAGTACACAGGTTCCCATAAAGAGCGCTTCGATGAGAGCGGCAAGGGCAAGGGCATTGCTGGGCGTCAGGACATCCTGGATGACAGCGGTTATGTGAGTGCCTACAAGAATGCGGGCACCTACGATGCCAAGGTCAAGAAGTGA